In a genomic window of Thermoproteus tenax Kra 1:
- a CDS encoding D-2-hydroxyacid dehydrogenase, with protein MRVLIADQTSDKLVEHLRRGNIEVDYRPGISREDLLKLIEGYEILVVRSRTKVDKEVIDRGTRLKIVARYGVGLDNIAVDYAIKRGIAVINAPNAPTRSAAELTLGLILAVARRIPLLDKEVKAGGWPKGKYIGKELFGKTLGVIGFGRIGRTVAQYGLALGMKVVTSDIIDVSAEAAKMGAAQVPLERLLRESDVISVHVPLTPATYKLLDNEKLSLIKDGAILVNTSRGEVIDIDALAKHIDRLWGVGLDVLPEEPPKSETVRKLLASEKIVVTPHVGSETYEAYDRLAEELALNILEAVKRL; from the coding sequence ATGAGGGTCCTGATAGCGGATCAGACGAGCGACAAGCTCGTGGAACACCTCAGGAGGGGGAATATCGAGGTGGACTATAGGCCGGGCATCTCGCGCGAGGACCTTCTCAAACTCATTGAGGGGTACGAAATACTTGTCGTGAGGAGCAGGACCAAGGTCGATAAGGAGGTCATCGACCGCGGCACAAGGCTCAAGATAGTGGCGCGATATGGGGTAGGCCTCGATAACATAGCTGTGGACTACGCCATCAAGCGCGGCATCGCAGTGATCAACGCGCCCAATGCACCCACTAGGAGCGCCGCCGAGCTGACTCTCGGCCTTATCCTGGCAGTAGCTAGGAGGATACCTCTGTTGGATAAGGAGGTAAAAGCCGGCGGTTGGCCCAAGGGGAAGTATATAGGTAAAGAGCTCTTCGGAAAGACTCTGGGAGTCATAGGGTTCGGCAGAATAGGACGCACGGTCGCCCAATATGGGCTAGCGCTCGGAATGAAGGTGGTGACGTCGGATATTATCGATGTGTCGGCAGAGGCGGCCAAGATGGGCGCCGCCCAAGTCCCTCTGGAGAGGCTATTAAGGGAGAGCGACGTGATCTCGGTCCACGTCCCGTTGACGCCCGCCACGTATAAACTCCTCGACAACGAGAAGCTGTCGTTGATCAAAGACGGGGCTATACTAGTGAACACGAGCAGAGGCGAGGTCATCGATATAGACGCCTTGGCTAAACATATAGATAGGTTGTGGGGAGTCGGCTTGGACGTACTGCCGGAGGAGCCCCCAAAGAGCGAGACGGTACGCAAGCTGTTGGCAAGCGAGAAAATAGTGGTGACGCCACACGTAGGCTCTGAGACATACGAGGCCTATGATAGGCTGGCTGAGGAGCTGGCTCTAAATATACTTGAGGCAGTTAAGAGGCTATGA
- a CDS encoding CBS domain-containing protein, whose product MGVSDSIYNVLKTLVEIYNRQNTPVKSKEIAEELKVHEGYIRNIMSVLKSMGLVLSKAGPHGGYVPTSKAYDIISKQTMSVPVYHNNNVIGYALDITLIGLLTEKPLASVRVLGDLSPYLNKEVRVGPLPSGIVILGKLVKADLESLIEVGSVVSIPHVPVSEIMTRKPLTARPDDPLEKYLDVLSKRRYRGIPVVDDQGRPIGLLMTSKVIEALARCNQNVKVGDIMTTNPPVINASDDIYEAIGSMISNNIGRLLVVDDEGKLVGIVTRTDILSRIASLELIG is encoded by the coding sequence ATGGGAGTCTCAGACTCTATTTACAATGTCCTCAAAACCTTAGTAGAGATATACAATCGACAAAATACTCCTGTTAAATCTAAGGAGATCGCGGAGGAGCTCAAAGTCCACGAGGGGTATATACGCAATATAATGTCAGTCTTAAAATCGATGGGCCTCGTCTTGAGCAAAGCGGGACCCCACGGAGGCTATGTGCCGACATCCAAGGCCTACGATATAATCAGCAAACAGACCATGTCCGTGCCTGTGTATCACAACAACAACGTGATAGGCTATGCGCTTGATATAACGCTGATAGGGCTGTTGACTGAGAAGCCTCTGGCGTCCGTGAGAGTCTTGGGCGATCTCTCGCCGTATTTAAACAAGGAGGTCAGAGTGGGGCCTCTGCCGAGCGGCATCGTTATATTGGGCAAACTCGTTAAGGCGGACCTCGAGTCCCTAATCGAGGTGGGCTCCGTGGTCTCAATACCGCACGTGCCTGTGAGCGAAATAATGACCAGAAAGCCCTTGACCGCCAGGCCGGACGACCCTCTGGAGAAGTATCTCGACGTGTTGTCCAAGAGAAGATATAGAGGAATCCCCGTCGTGGACGACCAAGGGAGGCCCATCGGGCTGTTAATGACGTCGAAAGTCATCGAGGCGTTGGCCCGTTGCAATCAGAACGTAAAGGTGGGCGATATAATGACGACGAACCCGCCAGTGATAAACGCCTCCGACGACATCTATGAGGCGATAGGCTCCATGATATCGAACAACATAGGCAGACTGCTGGTCGTAGACGACGAGGGCAAGCTGGTCGGTATCGTTACTAGGACAGATATATTGAGTAGAATAGCGTCCCTAGAGCTCATAGGGTGA
- a CDS encoding 30S ribosomal protein S4e encodes MPHLRRAASPAWWPIARKEGGVWTVRPVTGPHKLHRSMPLAIFVRDLLRYAKTLREARYIISRGYIKVDGRVRREYKFPVGVMDIVEIVPTGEVYRIVPDPVKYIRPVAISSGEADLKLLRVEGKNYVSGNRIQLHFHDGRNLILSPDEGLRYKTFDSVVYSLSERRIKQHVPFKLGVNALIFDGGNTGFFGQLVEINWTLKRKLSTVALKSGDEVRRTIIDYVMPVGEASIKIS; translated from the coding sequence ATGCCCCATCTTCGACGCGCGGCATCCCCGGCGTGGTGGCCAATAGCAAGGAAGGAGGGCGGCGTATGGACCGTAAGGCCTGTCACGGGACCGCATAAGCTCCATAGGTCCATGCCCCTTGCCATCTTTGTCAGAGACTTGTTACGATACGCCAAAACTCTGAGAGAGGCAAGGTATATAATCTCGCGAGGCTATATAAAAGTTGACGGCAGAGTGCGGAGGGAGTATAAATTCCCTGTAGGGGTCATGGACATAGTGGAGATAGTGCCCACTGGCGAAGTCTACAGGATAGTGCCGGACCCCGTGAAGTACATAAGGCCGGTGGCTATATCCAGTGGCGAAGCCGACCTCAAGCTTCTCCGAGTAGAGGGGAAGAACTACGTGTCCGGCAATAGGATACAACTGCATTTCCACGACGGCAGGAATCTCATATTGAGCCCAGACGAGGGTCTAAGGTATAAGACCTTCGACTCCGTCGTATATTCGCTCTCTGAGCGAAGGATCAAGCAACATGTGCCATTTAAGTTGGGCGTCAACGCGCTAATATTCGACGGAGGCAACACAGGCTTCTTCGGGCAGTTGGTGGAGATAAACTGGACGCTCAAACGCAAGCTCTCGACGGTGGCGTTGAAGAGCGGCGACGAGGTCAGAAGGACCATTATCGACTACGTTATGCCCGTAGGAGAGGCGTCGATAAAAATAAGCTAG
- a CDS encoding PfkB family carbohydrate kinase, whose amino-acid sequence MRSIVIANPTIDYVITSEGVARRMGGPPYFMGMALTALGYDVEAVGVVGPEDRKFIEEELSRIGVRPKLIEGDATTVFELDYRVRPRASRALRRPTVKISGTFEAPLIIINPVYDEIGRVDFYADISAVDLQGFIRSRTEPLEADILHFSDDDVALEPRDILKFNDKWRIVLYTRGALGAYMAVNKRIFYAHSASIDVEDTTGSGDIFLAVFAAVMLRKGDPAEALCEAVRRVAGYLAFKRVEQAEFDCNISPYEL is encoded by the coding sequence ATGAGAAGCATAGTGATAGCCAACCCCACTATAGACTACGTGATAACGAGCGAGGGAGTTGCCAGGAGGATGGGCGGACCTCCTTATTTCATGGGCATGGCCCTTACGGCGTTGGGCTATGACGTCGAGGCTGTGGGCGTCGTGGGACCCGAAGATAGAAAGTTTATAGAGGAGGAGCTCTCGAGGATAGGAGTTAGGCCCAAGCTTATCGAGGGCGACGCGACCACGGTCTTCGAGCTTGACTACAGAGTTAGGCCCAGAGCTAGCAGAGCCTTGAGGAGACCCACCGTCAAGATATCAGGGACATTCGAGGCGCCCTTGATCATCATAAACCCCGTCTATGACGAGATCGGGCGTGTGGATTTCTACGCAGACATTTCGGCCGTCGATCTACAAGGCTTCATCCGCTCTAGGACAGAGCCGCTTGAGGCAGATATACTCCACTTCTCAGACGACGATGTGGCCCTAGAGCCGCGCGATATACTTAAGTTCAACGACAAATGGCGTATAGTCCTGTATACCAGAGGCGCTCTGGGTGCGTACATGGCAGTCAACAAACGGATCTTTTATGCGCACAGCGCCAGCATAGACGTGGAGGATACCACGGGTAGCGGCGATATTTTTTTGGCGGTCTTCGCCGCGGTGATGTTGAGGAAGGGAGACCCTGCGGAGGCCCTCTGCGAGGCCGTAAGGCGCGTGGCCGGCTATCTGGCCTTCAAAAGGGTTGAACAGGCCGAGTTTGATTGCAATATCTCACCCTATGAGCTCTAG
- a CDS encoding pyridoxal-phosphate-dependent aminotransferase family protein: protein MKYLTPGPIQLPDFVIKAMYRQPAFHRSEEFKQSLKSVLDRISKVYSGTPVIMPGTGTLAVDTMVYNYVNPGDRVLSIVFGEFGKRLTASLRSRGAEVYEWEVQRPPEPEEVDDKIRKMGEVKAVALVHNETSMGIAYKQLAKVADVVKSHGALLLVDSVSGMPAEPLPPGIDVVATASHKAFMAPPGAAILFLNAEPAARSGVPPAMDLKGYLKVPSTLDTPYTPPISVIYALEASLEYILGLGLERYVEMHRERMDLLYGSVKLKPVPEPRFRSNTVAAFFVNDVKSALKSLRDAGYVASAGMGPYKDKVVRVGVMGDVTREDILKVAEVLNNVA, encoded by the coding sequence ATGAAGTACTTAACACCGGGCCCGATACAGCTCCCCGACTTCGTCATCAAGGCGATGTACAGACAGCCGGCGTTCCACAGATCTGAGGAGTTTAAACAGAGCCTCAAGTCCGTTCTTGACAGAATATCGAAGGTGTATTCGGGCACCCCGGTTATAATGCCCGGCACAGGCACTCTGGCGGTTGATACAATGGTCTATAACTACGTAAATCCAGGTGACAGAGTGTTGTCCATAGTATTCGGCGAGTTCGGCAAGAGGCTAACCGCGTCTCTGAGGTCTCGAGGCGCCGAGGTGTATGAGTGGGAGGTGCAGAGACCGCCTGAGCCTGAGGAAGTCGACGACAAGATAAGAAAAATGGGAGAAGTTAAGGCTGTCGCCCTAGTCCACAACGAGACCAGCATGGGGATAGCATATAAACAGTTAGCTAAGGTGGCCGACGTAGTGAAAAGCCACGGGGCTCTGTTGTTGGTGGACAGCGTCTCGGGCATGCCTGCGGAGCCTCTGCCCCCGGGTATAGACGTGGTGGCGACTGCGTCGCACAAGGCCTTCATGGCGCCCCCCGGCGCGGCGATCCTTTTCCTCAACGCCGAGCCGGCCGCGAGAAGCGGGGTCCCTCCGGCCATGGACCTCAAGGGGTACTTAAAGGTCCCCTCAACTCTAGATACCCCCTATACGCCCCCCATATCTGTGATCTACGCACTTGAGGCATCTCTGGAGTACATCTTGGGGCTCGGGCTCGAAAGATACGTCGAAATGCACAGGGAACGCATGGATCTGCTTTATGGATCTGTAAAGCTTAAGCCTGTGCCAGAGCCTCGCTTCAGGAGCAACACGGTTGCCGCGTTCTTCGTCAACGATGTGAAGAGCGCCCTTAAGTCTCTGAGGGATGCCGGCTATGTGGCAAGCGCCGGCATGGGGCCCTACAAGGACAAAGTCGTCAGAGTCGGCGTTATGGGCGATGTCACAAGGGAGGATATATTAAAAGTCGCCGAAGTCCTAAACAATGTGGCTTGA
- a CDS encoding cystathionine gamma-synthase family protein, translating to MRRKTLAVRGHGWRDQFGSPLPPIYTTAIFEQVGEARKSDRGADLKYAREENPTVRAFERAVAQLELGEDALAFNSGMASITTLSFYLLSSGDLLLTTKEAYGATLKFFSFLEGKYGVKAVKVFPETDAVVEAVKGRPKVVFLETITNPTLRVLDVPEVIKAARDIGATVVVDNTFATPVLANPLGWGADYVVHSATKYIAGHNDVVGGVVVGKRIELELWSHRAMLGSIMQPFEAFLCLRGMKTLFQRVEAQSKSAMAIAEFLSEHSKVKEVLYPGLPTHPNHDVARRLFGGLYGGVLSFRVRGGRREVERVLSSLKLITPSPSLGGTETIATYPILSAASPIPEEDRRELGITEDLIRLSVGLEDVEDLIEDLDQALKSIN from the coding sequence ATGCGGCGCAAGACCTTAGCTGTTAGAGGGCATGGATGGAGAGATCAGTTCGGCTCCCCTCTGCCCCCTATATACACGACGGCCATCTTTGAGCAAGTGGGGGAGGCGCGCAAGAGCGACAGAGGGGCGGACCTAAAGTACGCCCGTGAAGAGAACCCAACAGTCAGAGCCTTCGAGAGGGCTGTGGCCCAGTTGGAGCTCGGAGAGGACGCCCTCGCCTTCAACAGCGGAATGGCCTCAATAACCACTCTCTCTTTCTATCTGCTTAGCTCTGGGGACCTGCTCCTGACGACTAAGGAGGCGTATGGCGCCACTCTGAAGTTCTTTTCTTTTCTGGAGGGCAAATACGGGGTGAAGGCCGTAAAGGTTTTCCCAGAGACAGACGCTGTGGTCGAGGCAGTCAAGGGGAGGCCCAAAGTGGTCTTCCTGGAGACTATTACTAACCCCACTTTGAGAGTCTTGGACGTACCTGAGGTCATCAAGGCTGCGAGAGATATAGGCGCCACCGTGGTGGTCGACAACACCTTTGCAACGCCAGTGTTGGCCAATCCCCTGGGATGGGGTGCCGACTACGTAGTTCATTCAGCCACAAAGTACATAGCAGGACACAACGATGTAGTAGGGGGAGTTGTAGTGGGCAAACGGATTGAGTTGGAGTTGTGGAGCCATCGGGCGATGCTCGGAAGCATTATGCAGCCGTTTGAGGCCTTCCTCTGCCTAAGAGGCATGAAGACGTTGTTCCAGCGCGTTGAGGCCCAGAGCAAGAGCGCCATGGCCATAGCCGAGTTCCTCTCGGAGCACAGCAAAGTCAAGGAAGTCCTATACCCAGGCCTTCCCACGCATCCCAACCACGATGTAGCAAGAAGGCTGTTCGGAGGACTTTACGGCGGGGTGCTCTCCTTCAGAGTGAGGGGAGGCAGAAGAGAGGTGGAGAGGGTCTTGTCGTCCCTAAAGCTTATAACACCGAGCCCCAGCCTTGGCGGCACAGAGACTATAGCCACCTATCCTATCTTAAGCGCCGCCTCGCCGATACCTGAGGAGGACAGAAGGGAGTTAGGCATAACCGAGGACTTGATAAGGCTCTCGGTGGGTCTTGAGGACGTAGAGGACTTGATAGAGGATCTAGATCAAGCGCTAAAGTCCATCAACTGA